Proteins from a single region of Manis javanica isolate MJ-LG chromosome 5, MJ_LKY, whole genome shotgun sequence:
- the GK2 gene encoding glycerol kinase 2: protein MAAQKRAIVGPLVGAVVQGTNSTRFMVFNSKTAELLSHHQVELTQDFPKEGWVEQDPKEILQSVYECIERTCEKLSEMNIDISNIKAIGVSNQRETTVIWDKLTGDPLYNAVVWLDLRTQSTVENLSKKIPGNNNFVKSKTGLPLSTYFSAVKLRWILDNVREVQKAVEESRALFGTIDSWLIWSLTGGVNGGVHCTDVTNASRTMLFNIHSLKWDKELCEFFEIPMDILPNVWSSSEIYGLMKAGTLEGVPISGCLGDQSAALVGQMCFQEGQAKNTYGTGCFLLYNTGQKCVFSEHGLLTTVAYKLGRDKPICYALEGSVAIAGAVIRWLRDNLGIIETTEEIEKLAKDAGTSYGCYFVPAFSGLYTPYWDPSARGIICGLTQFTNKSHIAFAALEAVCFQTREILDAMNRDCGVPLSHLQVDGGMTANKILMQLQADILHIPVIKPSMPETTALGAAMAAGVAEGVSVWSLKPEDLATVRMERFEPQIKATESDIRYSSWKKAVMKSMGWVTTQSPENGDPAMFSSLPLGFFIVTSMIMLIGARHISGIP, encoded by the coding sequence ATGGCAGCCCAGAAGAGAGCAATTGTGGGGCCGTTGGTCGGGGCAGTGGTCCAGGGGACTAACTCCACTCGTTTTATGGTTTTCAATTCAAAAACAGCGGAACTACTTAGTCACCATCAAGTGGAATTGACACAGGATTTCCCAAAAGAAGGATGGGTAGAACAAGACCCTAAGGAAATTCTTCAGTCTGTCTATGAGTGTATAGAGAGAACGTGTGAGAAACTTAGTGAAATGAATATTGATATATCCAACATAAAGGCTATTGGTGTCAGCAACCAGAGGGAAACCACTGTAATCTGGGACAAGTTAACTGGAGATCCACTCTATAATGCTGTGGTGTGGCTTGATCTAAGAACCCAGTCTACTGTTGAGAATCTTAGTAAAAAAATTCCAGGAAATAATAACTTTGTCAAGTCCAAGACAGGCCTTCCACTTAGCACTTATTTCAGTGCAGTGAAACTTCGTTGGATTCTTGACAATGTGAGAGAAGTTCAAAAGGCTGTTGAAGAAAGTAGAGCTCTTTTTGGTACCATTGATTCATGGCTTATTTGGAGTCTGACAGGAGGAGTAAATGGAGGTGTCCATTGTACAGATGTAACAAATGCAAGTAGGACAATGcttttcaacatccattctttgAAATGGGATAAAGAGCTCTGTGAATTTTTTGAAATTCCGATGGACATTCTTCCAAATGTCTGGAGTTCTTCTGAGATCTATGGTCTAATGAAAGCTGGGACCTTAGAAGGTGTGCCAATATCTGGGTGTTTGGGGGACCAGTCTGCTGCATTAGTAGGACAGATGTGTTTCCAGGAAGGACAAGCCAAAAACACATATGGAACAGGCTGTTTCTTACTATATAATACAGGTCAAAAGTGTGTATTTTCTGAACATGGCCTTCTGACTACAGTGGCTTACAAGCTAGGTAGAGACAAGCCAATATGTTATGCATTGGAAGGTTCTGTTGCTATAGCTGGTGCTGTTATTCGCTGGCTAAGGGACAATCTTGGAATTATAGAGACCacagaagaaattgaaaaactTGCTAAAGACGCAGGTACTTCTTATGGCTGCTACTTCGTCCCAGCCTTTTCTGGGTTATACACACCTTATTGGGATCCAAGTGCAAGAGGGATAATCTGTGGTCTCACTCAATTCACCAATAAAAGTCatattgcttttgctgcattagAAGCTGTTTGTTTCCAAACCCGGGAGATTTTGGATGCCATGAACCGTGACTGTGGAGTTCCACTCAGTCATTTGCAGGTAGATGGAGGAATGACTGCCAACAAAATTCTTATGCAACTACAAGCAGACATTCTGCATATCCCAGTAATAAAGCCCTCTATGCCTGAAACAACTGCACTGGGAGCTGCCATGGCAGCAGGAGTTGCAGAAGGAGTCAGCGTTTGGAGTCTTAAACCTGAGGATTTGGCAACTGTCAGGATGGAGAGGTTTGAACCACAGATCAAGGCCACAGAAAGTGATATTCGTTATTCTTCATGGAAGAAAGCTGTGATGAAGTCAATGGGTTGGGTTACAACTCAATCTCCTGAAAATGGTGATCCTGCTATGTTCTCGAGTCTGCCATTGGGCTTTTTTATAGTTACTAGCATGATAATGTTAATCGGAGCAAGACACATCTCAGGTATACCATAA